The sequence GATGCTAAGGATACCCAATGGAGTTGTGGCATGGATAAGCAGGAAATTCTCACTGAAGTCCAAAAAATTGTGGCGGACACCCTGGATGTGGAATTGGAAAAGGTGACTCCAGAGGCGAGTTTTGCCAATGATTTGGGGGCGGATTCCCTGGCGACGGTGGACTTGGTGATGAAGTTGGAAGAGTCCTTTGATATTGAAATCCCCGACAGTGCCGCCGAGCAGATCACGACGGTACAACAGGCGGTGGACTATATTGCCCAACAGAAGGTAGCGGCGTAGGTTCATGACGAGTCGGGAGCGGGTGGTCGTCACGGGGCTGGGGGCAATTACACCCCTGGGGAATACGGTGGCGGACTATTGGGCGGGTCTGCTGGCGGGTCGCAGTGGCATTGGCCCGGTGACCTTGTTTGATGCCTCCCAACAGGACTGCCGGATTGCCGGGGAGGTGAAAGATTTTGACCCCTGTGCCTATCTGGAGCGGCGGGATGCGAAACGGATGGATCGTTTTGCCCAGTTTGGGGTGTGTGCCAGTTTGCAAGCCCTCCAGGATGCGGGGCTGACCATCACGGCGGCGAATGCCTGTCAGGTGGGGGTGGTGCTGGGGACGGGTGTCGGGGGTCTGCGGATTATGGAGGAGCAGGAGCAGGTATTGCTGACCAAAGGGCCCGGTCGCTGTAGCCCCTTTACCGTGCCGATGATGATTTGTAATATGGCCGCCGGGTTGACCGCCATTCACACGGGTGCCAAGGGCCCCAATTCCTGTCCCGTGACCGCCTGTGCCGCCGGTGCCAACGCCATTGGGGATGCCCTGCGTCTGTTGCAACAGGGGTATGTGCAGGCGATGATTTGTGGGGGCACGGAGGGTGCCATTACCCCCCTGGGGATGGCCGCTTTTGCCGCCTGTAAAGCCATTTCCCTGCGGAATGAGGAACCGACCCGGGCTTCCCGTCCCTTTGACCGTGACCGGGATGGGTTTGTGCTGGGGGAGGGGGCGGGGGTCTTGATTTTGGAAACCCTCAGCCATGCCCAACGGCGGGGTGCCCGGATTTATGCGGAATTGGTGGGGTATGGTTCCACCTGTGATGCTTACCATATCACTGCCCCCACGCCGGACGGGGAGGGAGCGATCCGGGCGATTGAATTGGCTCTCAAG comes from Synechococcus sp. C9 and encodes:
- a CDS encoding acyl carrier protein yields the protein MDKQEILTEVQKIVADTLDVELEKVTPEASFANDLGADSLATVDLVMKLEESFDIEIPDSAAEQITTVQQAVDYIAQQKVAA
- the fabF gene encoding beta-ketoacyl-ACP synthase II, whose amino-acid sequence is MTSRERVVVTGLGAITPLGNTVADYWAGLLAGRSGIGPVTLFDASQQDCRIAGEVKDFDPCAYLERRDAKRMDRFAQFGVCASLQALQDAGLTITAANACQVGVVLGTGVGGLRIMEEQEQVLLTKGPGRCSPFTVPMMICNMAAGLTAIHTGAKGPNSCPVTACAAGANAIGDALRLLQQGYVQAMICGGTEGAITPLGMAAFAACKAISLRNEEPTRASRPFDRDRDGFVLGEGAGVLILETLSHAQRRGARIYAELVGYGSTCDAYHITAPTPDGEGAIRAIELALKDGHLRPDQVNYINAHGTSTPANDVTETKAIKKALGDHAYRVAVSSTKSMTGHLLGGSGGIEAVATVLAVYHDQVPPTINLDHPDPECDLDYVPHQARNLPVEVALSNSFGFGGHNVTLAFRKFRT